A window of Theropithecus gelada isolate Dixy chromosome 14, Tgel_1.0, whole genome shotgun sequence contains these coding sequences:
- the LOC112606852 gene encoding olfactory receptor 4A8-like isoform X2: protein MRQNNNITEFVLLGLSQDPGVQKALFVTFLLTYFMTMVGNLLIVVTIISSPSLGSPMYFLLACLSLIDAVYSTTISPKLIVDLFCDNKTISFPACMGQLFIDHLFGGAEIFLLVVMAYDRYVAICKPLHYLTIMNRQVCILLLMAAVTGGFVHSVFQIVVVYSLPFCSPNVIDHFVCDMYPLLELACTDTYFIGLTVVVNGGAMCMVIFIILLISYGIILNSLKTYSQEGRRKALSTCSSHITVVVLFFVPCIFMYVRPVSTFPIDKFMTVFYTVITPMLNPLIYTLRNSEMRNAIEKLLASQSGKTGFRCSQLN from the exons ATGAGACAGAATAACAATATTACAGAATTTGTCCTACTTGGCTTGTCTCAGGATCCTGGTGTGCAAAAAGCATTATTTGTCACATTTTTACTCACATACTTTATGACAATGGTGGGGAACCTACTCATTGTGGTGACTATTATTTCCAGCCCTTCCTTGGGCTCCCCAATGTACTTCCTCCTTGCCTGCCTGTCACTTATAGATGCTGTATATTCCACTACCATTTCTCCTAAGTTGATTGTGGACTTATTCTGTGACAACAAGACTATTTCCTTCCCAGCTTGCATGGGTCAGCTATTTATAGACCACTTGTTTGGTGGTGCTGAGATCTTCCTTCTTGTGGTGATGGCCTATGATCGCTATGTGGCCATCTGTAAGCCACTGCACTATTTGACCATCATGAATCGACAGGTTTGCATCCTTCTGTTGATGGCGGCTGTGACTGGAGGTTTTGTGCATTCTGTGTTTCAAATTGTTGTTGTGTACAGTCTCCCTTTCTGTAGCCCCAATGTCATTGACCACTTTGTCTGTGATATGTACCCATTATTGGAACTGGCGTGCACTGACACCTACTTTATAGGCCTCACTGTTGTTGTCAATGGTGGAGCAATGTGTATGGTCATCTTCATCATTCTATTAATATCCTATGGAATCATCCTAAACTCTCTTAAAACTTACAGTCAGGAAGGGAGGCGTAAAGCCCTGTCTACCTGCAGCTCCCACATCACCGTGGTTGTCCTCTTTTTTGTTCCCTGTATTTTCATGTATGTTAGACCTGTTTCAACCTTTCCTATTGATAAATTCATGACTGTTTTTTATACAGTTATCACACCCATGTTGAATCCTTTAATATACACGTTGAGAAATTCAGAGATGAGAAATGCTATAGAAAAACTCTTGG CATCTCAAAGTGGAAAGACAGGATTTAGATGCTCACAGCTCAATTAG
- the LOC112606852 gene encoding olfactory receptor 4A5-like isoform X1: protein MRQNNNITEFVLLGLSQDPGVQKALFVTFLLTYFMTMVGNLLIVVTIISSPSLGSPMYFLLACLSLIDAVYSTTISPKLIVDLFCDNKTISFPACMGQLFIDHLFGGAEIFLLVVMAYDRYVAICKPLHYLTIMNRQVCILLLMAAVTGGFVHSVFQIVVVYSLPFCSPNVIDHFVCDMYPLLELACTDTYFIGLTVVVNGGAMCMVIFIILLISYGIILNSLKTYSQEGRRKALSTCSSHITVVVLFFVPCIFMYVRPVSTFPIDKFMTVFYTVITPMLNPLIYTLRNSEMRNAIEKLLGKKLTIFRIRVSLLV, encoded by the coding sequence ATGAGACAGAATAACAATATTACAGAATTTGTCCTACTTGGCTTGTCTCAGGATCCTGGTGTGCAAAAAGCATTATTTGTCACATTTTTACTCACATACTTTATGACAATGGTGGGGAACCTACTCATTGTGGTGACTATTATTTCCAGCCCTTCCTTGGGCTCCCCAATGTACTTCCTCCTTGCCTGCCTGTCACTTATAGATGCTGTATATTCCACTACCATTTCTCCTAAGTTGATTGTGGACTTATTCTGTGACAACAAGACTATTTCCTTCCCAGCTTGCATGGGTCAGCTATTTATAGACCACTTGTTTGGTGGTGCTGAGATCTTCCTTCTTGTGGTGATGGCCTATGATCGCTATGTGGCCATCTGTAAGCCACTGCACTATTTGACCATCATGAATCGACAGGTTTGCATCCTTCTGTTGATGGCGGCTGTGACTGGAGGTTTTGTGCATTCTGTGTTTCAAATTGTTGTTGTGTACAGTCTCCCTTTCTGTAGCCCCAATGTCATTGACCACTTTGTCTGTGATATGTACCCATTATTGGAACTGGCGTGCACTGACACCTACTTTATAGGCCTCACTGTTGTTGTCAATGGTGGAGCAATGTGTATGGTCATCTTCATCATTCTATTAATATCCTATGGAATCATCCTAAACTCTCTTAAAACTTACAGTCAGGAAGGGAGGCGTAAAGCCCTGTCTACCTGCAGCTCCCACATCACCGTGGTTGTCCTCTTTTTTGTTCCCTGTATTTTCATGTATGTTAGACCTGTTTCAACCTTTCCTATTGATAAATTCATGACTGTTTTTTATACAGTTATCACACCCATGTTGAATCCTTTAATATACACGTTGAGAAATTCAGAGATGAGAAATGCTATAGAAAAACTCTTGGGTAAAAAGTTAACTATATTTAGAATAAGAGTGTCCCTCCTCGTGTAG
- the LOC112606948 gene encoding olfactory receptor 4A8, with protein MRQNNNITEFVLLGFSQDPGVQKALFVMFLLTYIVTMVGNLLIVVTIISSPSLGSPMYFFLACLSFVDAVYSTTISPVLIVDLLCDKKTISFPACMGQLFIDHLFGGTDVFLLVVMAYDRYVAICKPLHYLTIMNRQVCILLLVVAVTGGFVHSVFQIAVVYSLPFCGPNVIDHFVCDMYPLLELVCTDTYFIGLMVVFNGGAICMVIFILLLISYGVILNSLKTYSQEGRRKALSTCSSHITMVVLFFVPCIFIYVRPVSNLPIDKFLTVFYSVITPMLNPFIYTLRNSEMRNSIEKLL; from the coding sequence ATGAGACAGAATAACAATATTACAGAATTTGTCCTCCTGGGCTTCTCTCAGGATCCTGGTGTGCAAAAAGCATTATTCGTCATGTTTTTACTCACATATATTGTGACCATGGTGGGGAACCTACTCATTGTGGTGACTATTATTTCCAGCCCTTCCTTGGGCTCCCCAATGTATTTCTTCCTTGCCTGCCTGTCATTTGTAGATGCTGTGTATTCCACCACCATTTCTCCTGTATTGATTGTAGACTTACTCTGTGATAAAAAGACTATTTCCTTCCCAGCTTGTATGGGCCAACTGTTTATAGACCACTTGTTTGGTGGTACTGACGTCTTCCTTCTGGTGGTGATGGCCTATGATCGCTATGTGGCCATCTGTAAGCCACTGCACTATTTGACCATCATGAATCGACAGGTTTGCATCCTTCTCTTGGTGGTGGCTGTGACTGGAGGTTTTGTGCATTCTGTGTTTCAAATTGCAGTTGTGTACAGTTTGCCTTTCTGTGGCCCCAATGTCATTGACCACTTTGTCTGTGACATGTACCCATTATTGGAACTGGTGTGCACTGACACCTACTTTATAGGCCTTATGGTGGTTTTCAATGGTGGAGCAATCTGTATGGTCATCTTCATCCTTCTGCTAATCTCCTATGGGGTCATCCTAAACTCCCTTAAAACTTACAGTCAGGAAGGGAGGCGTAAAGCCCTGTCTACCTGCAGCTCCCACATTACCATGGTTGTCCTGTTTTTTGTTCCctgtattttcatatatgtgAGACCTGTTTCAAACCTTCCTATTGATAAATTCCTGACTGTGTTTTATTCTGTTATCACACCCATGTTGAATCCTTTTATATACACATTGAGAAATTCAGAGATGAGAAATTCTATAGAAAAACTCTTGTGA